The sequence below is a genomic window from Shinella zoogloeoides.
ATTGAGCCCGATTTTAGGGCCTCGTTCGGTGCCAGTGCAGCCTGTCTGCGACGGGTCCGCGACCAGTTCCGACAGTCCCCGGAAGAGCGCCCTGCGCCGGCGGCACGACCCTAGCGGATCGATAGGCGGGCGCAATGCTTTTCCGCCGGCGTCAGGCAGCGCCGTCAAGCGGGGCGACGCCCTCCTTCTCCAGCACGGTCCTCACGGCAGGCCGTGCCTCGATGCGGTCCGCCAGCGTCCGCAGCGGCCCCGGCAGCGCGATGCCGCACATCGCGGCCCAGCGCGCCATCACATAGAAGAAGGCATCCGAAGCCGAAAAGCGCGCGCCGAACAGATAGTCGCCTTCGATCCGCGTGGCGATCCAGCCGAAGCGGCGGCCAAGCGTTTCGGTCAGCCAGGCCTTCTCCTCGTCGTTCTGCGTGAAGAACAGCCGCACGAAGGGCTTTTGCAGCTCCGTCGAAAGGAAGGCGAGCATCTGCAGGTGGCGCGTGCGGCCGAGCGGCCCGTCCGGCACGAGGCCGTCACCCGCGTGGGCGATCCAGTCGAGCAGCGCGACGTTCTCCGTGAGGAGCATGCCGTCCTCAAGAAGGAGGGCGGGCACGTAGCCGTTCGGATTGATCCTCTCGTAGGCGCTGCCGTCCTTCAGGGTGTGCTGGAAGAGATCGACCGCGTGCGGCCGGAAGGAAAGGCCGGCTTCGTGCAGCAGGATATGCGCGGCCTGGCTGCAGGCGGTGGGGGCGTAGTAGAAGTCCATGTCACGTCTCCTCGTGTTTCGATGAGACGAGTGTGCCGGCGATGGTTCCCGAAGGTCAGAGGCAAACGGGCTGCTTTCGGGGCAAACCGGCCATCGTCAGCCGAGGCTGCGCGGGCGGTTGCGCTGGCGGTACTGCGCGGGCGTGACGCCGACGCGGCGGCGGAAGAGCTTTCGGAAGAAAGTCGGATCGCCATAGCCGACAGCGACCGCGATATCCTCGATGGCTTCAAGCCCGGTCTCCAGCATCTGCTTGGCCTCCTCGATGCGCATGGCCTGCACATAGTCCACCGGCGCATAGCCGGTGGCGGCCTTGAACTGGCGCTTGAAGGTACGCTCGGCCATGCCGGAACGGGCCACCATGGCGGCCACCGGGTTGGGGGCGGCATAGTTGTCGGCAAGCCAGGTCTGCACCTCTGCGATCGTGGCATTGCCGTGCTGGCGGGGCCGGGCCATGGCGGCGAAGGGAAGCTGTCCGTGACCCCGGTCGCCGATGAGGAAGAGCCGGGCGACGCGTGTCGCCTCCTCCGCTCCGCAGAAACGGCCGATGAGGTAGAGCGCCAGGTCCTGCCAGGAGGTGGCGCCGCCGGTGGTGATCAGCCGCCCGGCGCGGCCGCTGTCGCAGAGAATGCGCTCCGGCCGGAAGGCGACCTTCGGATAGTGATCGCGGAAGATATCCGCCAGGATCCAGTGCGAAGCCGCCTCCGTGCCGTCGAGCAGCCCGGCCTCGGCCAGCAGCACCGCGCCGCTGCAGGCCGAGCAGATCAGCGCCTCCGCCTCGATATGCCGGCGCACCCAGGCGATTTCCCGTGGCCACCGCCCGGCCGGTGACAGGCCCGCGTCGAGGTGGATGTCGCAGACGACGACGATATCGGCAAGGTGGCCGGAAAGCCCCTGCTGCGGTGTCACGCGCAGGCCGCTGCCCGTTTCGTGGGGCCGGGTCTCTGCGGAAACAAGTACGGGATCGAGGGCGCGCAGCGCCTTCGGGCCGCGACCGGCCTCGCCGAGGATTTCGTGCAGGCCATAGGGCGCCATGGTGCCGCTTTCCGGC
It includes:
- a CDS encoding GlxA family transcriptional regulator, with translation MPIRPKPTSPLTVAILALPESGTMAPYGLHEILGEAGRGPKALRALDPVLVSAETRPHETGSGLRVTPQQGLSGHLADIVVVCDIHLDAGLSPAGRWPREIAWVRRHIEAEALICSACSGAVLLAEAGLLDGTEAASHWILADIFRDHYPKVAFRPERILCDSGRAGRLITTGGATSWQDLALYLIGRFCGAEEATRVARLFLIGDRGHGQLPFAAMARPRQHGNATIAEVQTWLADNYAAPNPVAAMVARSGMAERTFKRQFKAATGYAPVDYVQAMRIEEAKQMLETGLEAIEDIAVAVGYGDPTFFRKLFRRRVGVTPAQYRQRNRPRSLG
- a CDS encoding glutathione S-transferase N-terminal domain-containing protein is translated as MDFYYAPTACSQAAHILLHEAGLSFRPHAVDLFQHTLKDGSAYERINPNGYVPALLLEDGMLLTENVALLDWIAHAGDGLVPDGPLGRTRHLQMLAFLSTELQKPFVRLFFTQNDEEKAWLTETLGRRFGWIATRIEGDYLFGARFSASDAFFYVMARWAAMCGIALPGPLRTLADRIEARPAVRTVLEKEGVAPLDGAA